CGATGATGGGTCGCGTCAGTATGGGGCTGTTAACTGAAATTGCTTCCTGGCGCGTAGCGATGGGCGTGCTCGGCGCACTCTGTTTGTTGTCTGCTATCGGCTTTTTGATGTTGTTGCCTGCGTCTCGCCATTTTGTCAGAAAGCCAGGTCTCAACCTGTCATTTCATCTGCAATCCTGGAAAACCCACCTGCAGAATATCAAACTGATTAAGCTCTATATTATCGGCTTTATGTTGATCAGTGTTTTCGTCACCCTGTTCAACTACTCCACCTTCCGACTGACCGGTGAGCCTTACGGCTTTAACCAGACTCAAGTAAGCTTTATCTTTTTGGCATTTGCGTTTGGTATTGTGTCTTCATCAATGGCCGGTAGCCTGGCGGATAAGTTTGGCAGAACACCATTGTTGATCGCGGCATTTGCGTTGATGTTGGCGGGCGCTTTATTAACGCTGATGACACCTATCATCGGTATTATTTGTGGCGTCGCCTTGGTCACCACTGGTTTCTTTGTCGGCCATTCCGTCGCAAGCAGTGCAGTTGGGGCGGCGGCTAAGACTGCCAAAGGTCACGCATCGTCACTTTACCTGCTGTTTTATTACATGGGCTCCAGTATTTCAGGCTCAGTTGGTGGTTGGTTCTGGCAGCACGGTGGCTGGCCAGCCGTGGTCATGTTTACCGGCAGTTATGCCATCGCAGGTCTGTTGTTGATATACGCCGGTGTCTGGCGTGAAAAGCATGCCGCTCATCAAGTGCTTTAATCTGCTTGTAACACCACAGCCTGTTTAAGGCTGTGGTGAGTATTGCCACCTTCCATCCTGCTAATCTTTCTCAGCAATATTCCCACGCCGCGCATTCCTTTCTCTCCTTGGGTGATAACTGACACTTTCGACAGTTTTGTCGAAATGACATGACGAATTAAGGCTTAATGTGTCTGTCATTTTAGGAGTAATTTTAATAACTAACTGTATTTAATGACAAATATTTTTGGCATGGATTATGGTTATCCCCTTTTGTATGACAAGACGCTTTGCGAGAACAGGGACTTCACGCTTGTATACAACTGGAGAGTACTATGAACAGCTTTATTGTTGCCGATGCTAACAAATGTATAGGATGCCGCACTTGCGAGGTGGCCTGTGCTGTTGCCCATCGTGCCGACGGAAACGTCACTGCACTCAGTGCCGTGAATTTCACTCCTCGAATCCATGTTGTAAAAGGGGGCAACATCAGCACCGCGACCCAATGTCGTCAGTGTGAAGATGCTCCTTGCGCCAATGTCTGCCCAAATAATGCTATCACCCGCGCCCACGGTTTTGTGCAAGTACAGCAGCAACGCTGTATCGGTTGCAAAACTTGTGTGGTGGCTTGTCCGTATGGCGTGATAGATGTGGTGACCTACCCGGTAGTGCGCAACACAGGCGCAGCCGTCAATGTCCTGCGGGAAAGAGCCCAGGCAAACAAATGCGACCTTTGCTACGACCGCCCAGAAGGCCCGGCCTGTATCGAGGTTTGTCCGACCGAGGCGCTCAGATGTGTCGATCGTGACGATTTGGCAATGCTGAGTGCAGATAAACGCAGACGAACCGCACTGGATAACGGTGCCCAGTTCTGTGTTTAGTACTTCTAAAGGTAGAGAAACAATGGAAAAAGTCACAACAGTGTGTCCGTACTGTGGTGCGGGCTGCAAAATGAAACTGGTCGTAGATAACGGCCGGATTATTCGCGCTGAAGCCGCAGAAGGCGCCACTAACCAGAGTGAATTGTGCCTCAAGGGCTATTATGGCTGGGATTTTCTCAATGATACTAAGCTGCTAACCCCACGCCTTCGTGAACCGATGATCCGCCGTCATAAGGGCGGTCCCTTCGAAACGGTATCTTGGCATGAAGCGATCAAATATGTCGCTAAACGCCTGACGGAAATTAAACAGCAATACGGTGCTCGTGCCATCATGACCACTGGCTCATCACGCGGTACCGGTAATGAATCCAATTTTGTGATGCAAAAGTTTACCCGCGCGGTGCTCGGCAGCAATAACGTAGACTGCTGTGCCCGTGTCTGTCACGGTCCATCGGTGGCCGGGTTGCGGGAAACTTTAGGCAACGGTGCCATGAGTGTTTCCATTGAGGATCTGGAACAGGCTAAATGCCTGCTGATCTTTGGTTACAACAGTGCGGATTCTCACCCGATTGTGGCGCGGCGTATCGTTAAGGCGAAACAGAATGGTGCCAAGATCATCGTGTGTGATCCTCGGCGAATCGAAGCCGCGCGCATTGCCGATCAACATCTGCAGCTGAATAACGGTTGTAACGTCACCCTGGTCAATGCCTTCATCTACACCTTGCTGGAAGAAAATCTCTACGACAAGGACTACGTCGCCAAATATACCGAAGGTTTCGATAGCCTCTGGGATGTCGTGAAGGATTATGCGCCGGAAAAAGTCGAACCTATTACCGGTGTGAGTGCCCAGGAAGTGCGTCAGGCCATGCGTACTTATGCTGCATCTCCGGCATCGGTGATATGCTGGGGCATGGGGGTGACGCAGTTTGGACAGGGAACAGAAACCGTTAAGAGCCTGTCAACCTTAGCATTGCTTACTGGCAATCTTGGCCGTAGCGGTGCCGGTGTTGCACCGGTCCGTGGTCAGAATAATGTGCAGGGCGGCTGTGATATGGGCGTACTGCCTGACTTATTCCCGGGTTATCAGAAAGTCACCGATGCCGCAATCCGCGCCAAATTTGCCAAGGCTTGGGGCATAGATCCCGAATCCATGGATAAAGAAGTGGGGGTTCGCATCACTGACGTGCCACATCTGGCACTGGAAGGTAAGGTCAAGGCATACTACATCATGGGGGAAGATCCGTTACAGACCGAAGCTGATTTAAGCCTGGTACGTAAAGGGATCGATGCATTGGATTTTCTGGTGGTACAGGACATCTTCATGACCAAAACCGCCGAAGTCGCCGATGTCATTTTACCTGCCACCTCCTGGGGAGAGCATGGCGGCGTATTCACCTGTGCTGAC
This portion of the Shewanella yunxiaonensis genome encodes:
- a CDS encoding MFS transporter, with the translated sequence MNSSTPIETQSTNVAPSSVAEPVASDDAHAYIKKGSKAYTRAGIALFLAGFASFSLIYCVQPLLPDFATSFGISPTQSSLALSVTTGFLSFAIVLAGAFSQAMGRKGLMFCSMALAAVLNCVVAVLPEWHGVLLARSLEGLVLGGVPAVAMAWLAEEIDPKDLGKAMGLYVGGVAFGAMMGRVSMGLLTEIASWRVAMGVLGALCLLSAIGFLMLLPASRHFVRKPGLNLSFHLQSWKTHLQNIKLIKLYIIGFMLISVFVTLFNYSTFRLTGEPYGFNQTQVSFIFLAFAFGIVSSSMAGSLADKFGRTPLLIAAFALMLAGALLTLMTPIIGIICGVALVTTGFFVGHSVASSAVGAAAKTAKGHASSLYLLFYYMGSSISGSVGGWFWQHGGWPAVVMFTGSYAIAGLLLIYAGVWREKHAAHQVL
- the hydN gene encoding electron transport protein HydN, with product MNSFIVADANKCIGCRTCEVACAVAHRADGNVTALSAVNFTPRIHVVKGGNISTATQCRQCEDAPCANVCPNNAITRAHGFVQVQQQRCIGCKTCVVACPYGVIDVVTYPVVRNTGAAVNVLRERAQANKCDLCYDRPEGPACIEVCPTEALRCVDRDDLAMLSADKRRRTALDNGAQFCV
- the fdhF gene encoding formate dehydrogenase subunit alpha, producing the protein MEKVTTVCPYCGAGCKMKLVVDNGRIIRAEAAEGATNQSELCLKGYYGWDFLNDTKLLTPRLREPMIRRHKGGPFETVSWHEAIKYVAKRLTEIKQQYGARAIMTTGSSRGTGNESNFVMQKFTRAVLGSNNVDCCARVCHGPSVAGLRETLGNGAMSVSIEDLEQAKCLLIFGYNSADSHPIVARRIVKAKQNGAKIIVCDPRRIEAARIADQHLQLNNGCNVTLVNAFIYTLLEENLYDKDYVAKYTEGFDSLWDVVKDYAPEKVEPITGVSAQEVRQAMRTYAASPASVICWGMGVTQFGQGTETVKSLSTLALLTGNLGRSGAGVAPVRGQNNVQGGCDMGVLPDLFPGYQKVTDAAIRAKFAKAWGIDPESMDKEVGVRITDVPHLALEGKVKAYYIMGEDPLQTEADLSLVRKGIDALDFLVVQDIFMTKTAEVADVILPATSWGEHGGVFTCADRGFQRFEKAIEPKYNVKRDWDIISLIATEMGYPMHYDTNQQIWDELRELCPLYYGVTYEKMGEFGHVQWPCPTLDHPGTPLLYTDNKFATPSGKGQLFATQWRKPAELTDEAFPLVLCTVREVGHYSCRSMTGNCAALKTLADEPGLVNINPADAQALGIKDQQLVWVASRRGKVISRASVSDRINRGAVYMTYQWWIGACNELTQDNLDPTSKTPETKYCAVNVSAIEDQNWAESYAAQIYSEMKARLRNAVEDARPAAITA